One genomic segment of Pandoraea sputorum includes these proteins:
- the yihA gene encoding ribosome biogenesis GTP-binding protein YihA/YsxC has product MSLLHQARFFTTVNHLRDLPPTAVPEVAFAGRSNAGKSSALNILCNQKRLAFSSKTPGRTQHINYFEIAHLEHLYGYLVDLPGYGYAEVGGGVKVHWQQLLGDYLVQRPQLRGLVLVMDSRRPFTDLDCELIDWFMPTGRPIHALLTKADKLTRQEATNVLRETQKRLSALPRTDGLPSDDPTIAPQFTAQLFSSLKRTGVDAAQRTLEDWLAIPAREKAKK; this is encoded by the coding sequence ATGTCCCTACTTCATCAAGCCCGCTTCTTTACGACCGTCAATCATCTGCGCGACCTGCCGCCTACGGCCGTGCCCGAGGTCGCCTTCGCGGGTCGCTCGAACGCGGGCAAATCCAGCGCGCTCAACATCCTCTGCAATCAGAAGCGGCTGGCCTTCTCGAGCAAGACGCCGGGCCGCACGCAGCACATCAACTATTTCGAGATCGCCCACCTCGAACACCTTTACGGTTACCTCGTCGATTTGCCGGGATACGGCTATGCCGAGGTCGGTGGCGGTGTGAAGGTGCACTGGCAACAGCTTCTCGGCGACTACCTCGTCCAGCGTCCGCAATTGCGCGGCCTCGTGCTGGTGATGGACTCGCGCCGCCCATTCACGGACCTCGATTGCGAACTGATCGACTGGTTCATGCCCACCGGACGTCCGATCCACGCCCTGCTGACGAAAGCCGACAAGCTGACGCGTCAGGAAGCCACGAACGTGTTGCGGGAGACGCAGAAACGCCTGTCAGCGCTGCCGCGTACCGATGGGCTGCCGTCCGACGACCCGACGATTGCGCCGCAATTCACGGCGCAACTGTTCTCGTCGCTCAAGCGCACCGGCGTCGACGCCGCGCAGCGCACGCTCGAAGACTGGCTCGCCATTCCGGCGCGCGAGAAGGCCAAAAAGTAA
- the hemB gene encoding porphobilinogen synthase produces the protein MSSYPLLRPRRMRRDDFSRRLMRENRLTCDDLIYPVFVLEGEKRREAVDSMPGVERVSVDELMRVADTCVTLGVPVIALFPNIEASLKTPDGIEATNPDGLIPRAVRELKRNFPDLGVLTDVALDPYTSHGQDGVLDENGYVINDVTTDLLVKQALTQAEAGVDIVAPSDMMDGRIGAVREALEAGGYIHTRIMAYAAKYASAFYGPFRDAVGSAANLGKSNKMTYQMDPANSDEAIREVALDIEEGADMVMVKPGMPYLDIVRRVKDEFRFPTYAYQVSGEYAMLKAAAQNGWLDHDKVMMESLLAFKRAGADGILTYFALDAARLLRAQA, from the coding sequence ATGAGTTCCTACCCCCTGCTTCGTCCGCGCCGCATGCGACGCGATGACTTCTCGCGCCGTCTGATGCGCGAAAACCGCCTGACTTGCGACGACCTCATCTACCCGGTGTTCGTGCTCGAAGGTGAGAAACGCCGCGAGGCTGTCGATTCGATGCCCGGCGTCGAACGTGTTTCCGTCGACGAATTGATGCGTGTGGCCGACACCTGCGTCACGCTTGGCGTCCCAGTCATTGCACTGTTCCCGAACATCGAAGCCTCGCTCAAAACGCCGGACGGCATCGAGGCGACCAACCCCGACGGCCTGATTCCCCGCGCGGTGCGCGAGCTCAAGCGCAACTTCCCCGACCTCGGCGTTCTGACAGACGTCGCACTCGATCCGTACACGAGTCACGGACAGGACGGCGTACTCGATGAGAACGGCTACGTCATCAACGACGTGACGACGGACCTGCTCGTGAAGCAAGCGCTCACGCAAGCGGAAGCGGGCGTGGATATCGTTGCCCCCTCGGACATGATGGACGGCCGCATTGGCGCCGTGCGTGAAGCCCTGGAAGCCGGCGGCTATATTCATACGCGGATCATGGCGTACGCGGCGAAGTACGCATCGGCGTTTTACGGTCCGTTCCGGGACGCTGTCGGCTCGGCTGCGAACCTCGGCAAGAGCAACAAGATGACCTACCAGATGGACCCGGCCAACTCGGACGAAGCAATCCGTGAAGTGGCGCTCGACATCGAGGAAGGTGCCGACATGGTGATGGTCAAGCCCGGCATGCCGTACCTCGACATCGTGCGTCGCGTGAAGGACGAGTTCCGTTTTCCCACATACGCCTATCAGGTCAGTGGCGAATACGCGATGCTCAAGGCTGCCGCACAGAACGGCTGGCTCGATCACGACAAGGTGATGATGGAATCGCTGCTGGCCTTCAAGCGAGCCGGTGCCGACGGCATTCTGACCTACTTCGCACTCGACGCCGCACGCTTGCTTCGCGCGCAGGCATAG
- the dsbD gene encoding protein-disulfide reductase DsbD — protein MPYRVQRLWVLALTMLVVVLMLGVGRAYAADDFLDPDVAFKVSKSEQPGVVVLRFDVAKGYYLYRERFAFAADNPAVKLDAPVFPKGEVKHDDTFGKDMEVYHEPIDVRIPVDQASGPFTLNVTMQGCADKGLCYPPMDKPLKISAAAIGNGSGGTSSAGSSVGPATQALLGGGAQGAGNASIVSPAGVAPTGSSAGGWLSARDDYNEAERILSGGSFALALGVFFVLGLALAFTPCVLPMVPILLSIVAGQEASRGKAVRLAIAYVLGMAIVNTLIGVAAGLLGQGLIAFLQAPWVLALFALLMVILSLSMFGMYEIQLPAALRDRIDNAARKQQSGQWVGAAMMGVLSGLIVSPCVTAPLAAALAFIAKTGDAVFGGATLFALSLGMGLPLVILAGGGGTLLPRAGAWMDGVKRFFGFLLLGVALWIVRPLLSTPVLLLCAGVLLLVSATFMRVFDNLPDGVSGARRLLKGLGVAVALLGAVALVGAAAGARDPLAPLAGLSTVASGNANAGAPAVEGVQFRRVRSVAELDQVVASAGRPVMFDFYADWCISCKEMERFVFTDPRVKARLDQVVLVQADVTANNADDQALLKRFGLFGPPGIIFFDGSGKEVTGTRVIGAQSADLFLRSLEKAFGPAA, from the coding sequence ATGCCGTATCGCGTCCAGCGGCTCTGGGTGCTTGCACTGACCATGCTGGTGGTCGTGCTGATGTTGGGCGTGGGCCGTGCCTATGCAGCGGACGACTTCCTCGATCCTGACGTCGCCTTCAAGGTGTCGAAATCGGAACAGCCCGGGGTCGTGGTGCTGCGTTTCGACGTCGCGAAGGGGTACTACCTCTATCGTGAACGGTTCGCCTTTGCTGCGGATAACCCCGCCGTCAAACTCGATGCGCCGGTGTTCCCGAAAGGTGAGGTCAAGCACGACGACACCTTCGGCAAGGACATGGAGGTATATCACGAGCCGATCGATGTCCGGATTCCGGTCGATCAGGCGAGCGGGCCGTTTACGCTGAACGTCACGATGCAGGGGTGCGCAGACAAAGGCCTGTGCTATCCGCCAATGGACAAACCGCTGAAGATTTCCGCCGCGGCGATTGGCAATGGGAGCGGTGGAACTTCCAGCGCCGGTTCCTCTGTCGGCCCGGCGACGCAAGCATTGCTGGGTGGCGGTGCACAGGGGGCTGGAAACGCTTCGATCGTCTCCCCCGCAGGGGTCGCGCCCACTGGTAGCTCGGCAGGGGGATGGTTGTCCGCACGAGACGACTACAACGAGGCGGAGCGGATTCTCTCGGGTGGCAGCTTTGCGTTGGCGTTGGGGGTTTTCTTCGTGCTAGGCCTTGCGCTCGCCTTCACCCCGTGCGTTTTGCCGATGGTGCCGATTCTCCTGTCGATCGTCGCGGGACAGGAAGCCAGTCGTGGGAAGGCTGTGCGTCTGGCCATCGCGTACGTCCTCGGCATGGCCATCGTGAACACCCTTATTGGCGTGGCGGCCGGACTGCTAGGGCAGGGCTTGATTGCCTTCTTGCAGGCCCCCTGGGTGCTTGCCCTGTTCGCGTTGCTGATGGTGATCCTGTCCCTTTCGATGTTTGGGATGTACGAGATCCAGCTGCCTGCCGCGCTGCGTGACCGGATCGACAATGCCGCGCGCAAACAGCAGTCGGGACAGTGGGTCGGTGCGGCAATGATGGGTGTACTGTCCGGGCTGATCGTCAGTCCTTGCGTGACGGCCCCTCTGGCAGCAGCGTTGGCGTTCATCGCCAAAACCGGTGATGCCGTCTTCGGTGGTGCGACGCTCTTTGCGCTGTCGCTGGGGATGGGACTGCCGCTGGTGATCCTTGCAGGTGGCGGGGGCACGTTGTTGCCGCGCGCGGGCGCATGGATGGATGGCGTGAAGCGTTTCTTTGGTTTCCTACTGCTCGGGGTTGCACTGTGGATCGTTCGTCCCCTGCTGTCGACGCCGGTGCTGCTTCTCTGCGCAGGTGTTCTCCTGTTGGTCTCGGCCACGTTCATGCGTGTGTTCGACAATTTGCCCGATGGAGTGAGCGGTGCGCGACGTCTTTTGAAAGGCCTCGGCGTTGCCGTGGCCCTGTTGGGGGCCGTAGCGCTCGTCGGTGCAGCCGCCGGAGCGCGCGATCCGTTAGCGCCGCTGGCTGGCTTGTCGACCGTGGCGTCGGGCAACGCCAACGCCGGCGCACCTGCTGTCGAGGGTGTGCAATTCCGACGCGTTCGTAGTGTGGCGGAACTGGATCAGGTGGTGGCGAGCGCCGGGCGGCCGGTGATGTTCGATTTCTATGCGGACTGGTGCATTAGCTGCAAGGAGATGGAGCGTTTCGTTTTCACGGATCCGCGCGTGAAAGCCCGCCTCGATCAGGTCGTGCTCGTACAGGCTGACGTTACGGCCAACAACGCAGACGATCAGGCGCTACTCAAACGCTTCGGCTTGTTCGGCCCGCCGGGCATCATCTTTTTTGACGGCAGTGGCAAGGAAGTCACCGGAACGCGCGTGATCGGCGCGCAGTCAGCTGATCTGTTCCTGCGAAGCCTCGAGAAAGCATTCGGGCCGGCTGCCTGA
- the cutA gene encoding divalent-cation tolerance protein CutA, whose protein sequence is MDALLVVMTTFPDEASAEAAIDGMLAGRLAACVQQMAPVRSSYRWQGKRETSVEIPLIIKTTAARYGALEQYIKEHHPYDVPEIVAWPATAALPAYARWVEDETRGQLHV, encoded by the coding sequence ATGGACGCCCTTCTCGTCGTCATGACGACATTTCCCGACGAAGCCAGCGCAGAAGCGGCTATCGACGGCATGCTTGCCGGACGTCTGGCGGCATGTGTGCAGCAAATGGCGCCTGTGCGGTCGAGTTATCGCTGGCAGGGCAAGCGTGAAACGAGCGTCGAAATACCGCTCATCATCAAGACGACTGCCGCGCGTTATGGTGCGCTGGAGCAGTACATCAAAGAACACCATCCATACGACGTCCCGGAGATTGTGGCGTGGCCCGCGACGGCGGCACTACCCGCTTACGCCCGATGGGTCGAGGATGAAACGCGGGGGCAGTTGCATGTTTGA
- the rplQ gene encoding 50S ribosomal protein L17: MRHRHGLRKLNRTSSHRLAMLRNMSNSLLQHEAIKTTLPKAKELRKVVEPLITLGKKDSVANRRLAFNRLRDREMVTKLFNELGPRFANRPGGYLRILKMGFRVGDNAPMAFVELLDRPEVDTEAPEVAE, translated from the coding sequence ATGCGTCACCGTCATGGTTTGCGTAAACTGAATCGTACCAGCAGCCACCGTCTGGCTATGCTGCGTAACATGTCGAATTCGCTGCTCCAGCACGAAGCCATCAAGACCACGCTGCCGAAGGCCAAGGAACTGCGTAAGGTCGTCGAGCCCCTCATCACGCTGGGCAAGAAGGACTCCGTCGCTAACCGTCGTCTGGCGTTCAACCGCCTGCGCGATCGTGAAATGGTCACGAAGCTGTTCAACGAACTCGGCCCGCGTTTTGCCAACCGTCCGGGCGGCTACCTGCGTATCCTGAAGATGGGTTTCCGCGTGGGTGACAACGCTCCGATGGCTTTCGTCGAACTGCTGGATCGTCCGGAAGTCGACACGGAAGCGCCGGAAGTCGCTGAGTAA